The region AAGACTTCCCTTATGACCCAAGCATTAAAGGATATGTTCAACCATTTGTGGACAGCCCACTAGATAATGAACCTGTAGGGGAAACTGTTTATATGAATTTAATTAATAGATCAAATAGATATATTTACATGACAACACCGTATTTGATTATTGGTAATGAAATATTGAGTGCACTCACTTCGTCAGCTAAGGCTGGTGTAGATGTTAGAATTATAACTCCATATATTCCAGATAAAAAGCTTGTAAATTCAGTTACTAAATCGTATTATCAGACGCTTATAGAAGGTGGAGTTAAAATTTATGAGTATCTTCCAGGCTTTATTCACTCAAAAACTTATGTTGCGGACGATGAGTACAGTGTTGTAGGAAGTATAAATATGGATTTTAGAAGTTTATATCTTCATTTTGAATGCGGGGTTTGGATGTATAAAACTCCAAGTGTGCTTGATGTAAAAAATGATTTTCTTGATACATTAAAGAAATGTAAGCAAATTACTTTAGAAGATGCTAAATCAGTGAAATGGTACACGCTGTTGTGGCGTTTAGTGCTGAGAGTGTTTGCACCAATGATGTAATCATATATGTGATTTTTCGTCGACCTTGAGTAGAGTAAAATACTGTGGGTCGGCGAATTTTAAATTTGGCTTAAAATAGAGGTTTGAGATTGATTTTTAATAAAGCAGAACAAGTTTTTGCAGATGTATTCTAAAAATAAAGCTCAAAATGTATTGACAAAACTGTAATAATTGCTAAAATAAAATTAGCACTCAACAATAAAGAGTGCTAACAACGATAAGAAATAAAATTTAGTCCATGAACCATGCAATTGTATTGTTTGGTTTTTTAGACATTTAAATATTAATTAAGTGAAGGAGTATGATATAAAATGGCTGTAAAACAGTTTAAGGCTGAGTCTAAAAGACTTTTAGATTTAATGATCAACTCAATATATACAAATAAAGAGATTTTTTTAAGAGAACTCATATCAAATGCAAGTGATGCTATTGATAAGTGTTATTATCGTTCGCTCGTTGATACAAATATTACCTTCAATAAAGATGATTTTTATATTAGAATCACACCTGATAAGGAGAAAAAAACTCTTACAATAACTGATACTGGAATAGGAATGTCAAAGGAAGAACTTGAAAATAATTTAGGAACTATTGCTAAAAGCGGTTCTTTGGCTTTCAAAAATGAAAATGAAGCAAAAGATGGAGTAGATATTATAGGACAATTTGGAGTTGGATTTTATTCTGCTTTCATGGTAGCAGAAGAAGTTACTGTAATAAGTCGTTCAATCGATTCTGATGAAGCATATAAGTGGAATTCAAAGGGAGCAGAAGGATACACTATTGAAAAATGTGAAAAGGATGCACCTGGAACTGAAATTATATTAAAAATCAAAGATAATACTGATGATGAGAAATATGAAGATTATTTGGATGAATTTAGATTAAGAACACTTATTAAAAAGTATTCTGATTTTATAAAGTATCCAATTAAAATGATGGTTAAGAAGACAAGGGCTAAGAAAGATAATGACAAGGAAACTGAAGAATATTTTGAAGATGAAGTTTTAAATAGTATGGTTCCAATATGGAGAAAAAATAAGAATGAATTAAAACAGGAAGATTATGATAATTTCTACATGGATAAACATTTTGGATATCAAAAACCGCTTAAAACAATTCATTCAAACGTAGAAGGGGTAGTAAGTTATACAACTTTAATGTTTATTCCTTCAAATGCACCTTATGATTTTTATACAAAAGAATTCAAAAAGGGCTTAGAGCTTTATTCAAATGGTGTAATGATAATGGAGAAATGTGAAGATCTACTTCCTGATTACTTCAGTTTTGTACAGGGATTAGTTGATTCACCAGATTTATCTTTGAACATATCAAGAGAACTTTTGCAGCATGATAGACAGCTTAAGTTTATTGCAAAGAAGATTAAAGAGAAGATTAAAAATGAACTTTTATTAATGCAGAAAAATGATCGTGAAAATTATGATAAGTTCTTTAATAGCTTTGGAAGACAATTAAAATATGGAGTTTATTCTGATTTTGGAAGCAATAAAGAAGTTCTTCAGGATTTACTTATGTTCTACTCATCAACAGAAAAGAAACTTGTAACTCTTGATGAATATGTTTCACGTATGAAGGAAGATCAGAAGTATATATACTATGCAGCAGGTGACAGTATTGATAAGCTTGAGAAACTTCCTCAAACTGAAGTTGTTAAAGATAAGGGCTATGAAATGTTGTATTTCACAGATGATGTAGATGAATTTGCAATTAAGATGCTTATGAAATATAAAGAGAAGGAATTTAAATCTGTTTCAAGTAAGGATTTAGGCTTTGAGGCTGACGAAAAAGAAAGCAAGAAAGAAACAGAAGAGAATAAAGATTTATTTAATTTCATGAAAGATGCATTAGATGGCAAAGTTAAAGAAGTTAGAGCATCAAATAGATTAAAGACACATCCTGTTTGTCTTTCAAATGAGGGAGATTTGTCTATTGAAATGGAAAAAGTACTTCAAGCAATGCCTAATGGTCAAGGTGCTAAGGCTGAAAAGATACTTGAAGTTAACACAAACCATGAGATGTTTAAGGCTATTAAGAATGCATATGCAGATGATAAGGATAAATTAAAGAAATATGCAAATCTTTTGTATAATGAGGCTCTTTTAATTGAAGGACTTCCAATAGAAGATCCTGTACAGTTTGCAAATGATGTAGCAAGCCTAATGAAATAAAGAGAAGGAACAATGATTTGGAACATTAAAAAAATTCTATAAATCTAAGGTAAAAAAATCGTAAAATCCTAAGATATTTCAATAACTCACTAGCGTTCAAACAAATTGAAATATCTAAGGATTTTACGATTTTTTTGCCAAGATTTATTAGAATTTTTTTAAATTGTTCCTTCATCATTGTTTCTTCTCTTTGGGGGTGAAGCAAGGAAAAAATTCCTCCCTGCCTACGGAATTTTAGAATGCAAATCGTAAAGTCCTAAGATATTTCAATAACTCACTGAAAAAATGTTCAGACAAATTGAAATATCTAAGGCTTTTACGATTTTTTAATCAAGATTTATTAGAATTTTTTTAAACTGTTCCAAAGCATTGTTACTTATCTTTTATGGGTAAAGCAAGGGAAAAATGGTTGGTGGACAGGTAATGCTGAGGTGTACTGACATTGCTATGCTCGTCAGCATGGGAAGGATATCAACTTTATTTGCCTTATTGACAAGTGAGAGATTTGATTGAGGCAAAGGTTAATGACAATTTTTTTATTATGCGTGAAGAACGTATAAAAAGCGGATGAAAACAAAAACTAATATAAATAAAGTTAATGCAGGAGGAGAATATGAAGATTGAGGCGTTTTTTAGAGGAATAAAGAATGCAAATGAGGTTGTTAGTAAATTAAATAATGAAGGAATTGAAGCTTATACTGATATAAATGATCATTTTCAGCTAGACAAAAATACTAAAAATAGTGGAGGACGTCTTTTGGTTAATCCACTTAATTCAGATTTAGTTCTTAATTCTGGAGTCCCAGGAGGCGATAGAGATAAGTCACCAATGCTTGCAGCTAGTCCTATGGTAAGTGGAATGGGAGGATTTGAGGAAATAGCAGACGTAAATTATAAGGTTGTAGTAAATGCTGATACGAGTAATGAAAATAAGGCAAAGGAGATAATTAAATCACTTGGGGGATCAGTAAAAAACCCTAATTTAGAAATTGAGAAGCATGTAAAAGGAATAGATCTTTCTAAATCAGATCCTGAGTTTATGAAAAATCTAAATAAGTGATATGCACATATTGAAATGATGAAGATGCTAAAGATTACACCTTAGTATCTTCATTATTCTTAATAATAAAATTATTTAACAAATACTAATCCTATTATTGCAGCGGCTAGTAATATAACATTTGCAGATACACGTCTTGATACTGCTAGCACAGTGCTTATAATTGCAATTGCCACCATTTCTATATCAATGCCATTACTTACAAACAATTGGAATACAACTATTACGCTAAAACTGGATACAACTAGCACAAGACCATCCAGTAAACCTTGTACGGCAGCATAACCAGCAATACGGGTATAAAAATGCTGTACGATTAAGATTAATAGGGGTGGTATAATTAATGCAATACATGCTAGTAGCGCTCCTTTTAGTCCGCCAACCAAATAACATAAACTTATAATCCAGAATCCATTAGGTCCAGGGGTAACTTGTCCAATTGCCAAAGAATCAGTGAACTGTTTTTGGCTTGCCAATCCTTGAGATATGAAATCAGAGTGTATACTAGGTAAAGGCCCATATCCTCCTGATGAAAACAAAATTGACTTAAGTAAATCTAGAAAAAATACAATCCAGTTCATCTATCATCATCCTTTTTTTTAGAAATATACCAGTAAGTGATAGCACAGCATAAACCGCCTAAAATGTATAAAACAATTACAGATGGATTTAAAAGTATATAAAGAGCAGCAATGCCTATTAATATTGCAAGTGTCACACCAAAAGCAAGGTAACTTTGTTTATAATTTTTTTTGACAATGGGTTTTATATTTCTCCAGTTAGTAGCCAAAGTAATACCAAAGACAGCGGGAAATATTGTATGAATTATAGAATGCACCCTTGCAGATTTACTAATGCAAGTATACATAGCAGTTAGCGCAACTGTAATTGTTGCACTAGGTAAAATAAGACCGATTAAAGATACCAATATTCCTATCCAATTATCTAACTTTTTGCCTATAAGTATTGTATATGAAATGATGTTTATACCCGGTGCCATTTGACCTATTCCCATTATGTTAGAGTACTCTTCAGCTGTTATCCACTTATGTTTATAAATGAATTTTTCCTGAATAAGATATTGCGTAGTAGCTCCACCACCAAAGGATGTAACACCAATTTGTAGCCATGTAAGAAATAGTTTAGCAAGTGTAAAGGTATCTGGGGTATTATTAATTACTTCAACGTTATTAGCTTCATTTTTATTAATCATATTTTTATTCATCCCTTTACTTAACTAATTTACACAGTTAGTATATCATACCAATACATGATAGGCTAATGGGGATAAATTTTTATTTTATAATGCATTAAAGTTAAAGTATAATGAAGATGTAAAAGTAAATAGATATACTAAGGAGGCTATACATATGGGGTATAAAGTGTTAATTACGGAAGACATAGAGCAGGAAGGCAAGGATTATCTTAAAAAGGCTGGTTATGAAATAAAATTAGCAGACAGCATAGATGAAGATAATCTTGTACGTGAAGTAAATGATTATGATGCTATATTAACCCGCGTTGCTATTATAAGTGAGAGAGTTTTGAAGGCGGCAAAAAAACTAAAGGTTATAGGAAAGTTCGGGGTTGGAGTAGATACAATAGATGTTGAAGCGGCAACTAGGCTTGGTATACAGGTTACTAATTCAGCTGAAGCTAACAAAAATACTGTGGCTGAGTATACTATGGGACTTGTACTTGCCCTTGCTAAAAATCTTATTCTATATGATAGTGAACTTAGAGATGGCAATTTTGGTATAAGGACTACCTTTGGAATGGATGTTCAGGATAAAGTTCTAGGAATAGTTGGAGCAGGGGCTATAGGAAAGCTCGTGGCAAAAAAGGCTTCTCTTGGTTTTGGTATGAAGGTTATAGAATATAGAAGGCATATTGAAAAATTAAAGTCAGAAAAAAATGCCCAAGTAACAAATGATTTGGATTATCTTTTGAAAAATTCGGATTTTGTGAGCTTACATGTTCCTCTTACCCAAAATACTAGGCATATGATAGGAAAACGAGAATTATCTTTAATGAAAAAAAGTGCATTTCTCATAAATACAGCTCGTGGGGAAGTTGTAGATGATGATGCTCTTGTTCATGCTCTTTCAAATGGTGAGATAAAAGGAGCAGCTGTGGATGTTTATGCAGGAGAAGTGCCAGCTAAGGATAATCCATTGTTTAAACTTAAAAATGTAATTGTATCACCTCATACTGCAGCACATACTAGAGAGGCAATGGTTAGAATGTCCATTTGCCCAGCTATCGGTATAGATGAAGTTTTAAGAGGTAAAAAGCCATCTTGGCCTGTAAATCATATAGTATAATTTATGTTTAAAAAGTACACAGGTATAAAAGTAAAACCTTTATTGCTATTTGTAGTATAGCAGTAAAGGTTTTACTCATTTGTAACATAAAACTTTTTTACAGAATACTATATTCAATAAGGGAGATTATACTCAAACTTCGATTGGCAATTTTAATTTGTTTGAGCTTTGCGAGTTATTAAAACTCTTAGGATTTTATGATTTTTTTACCTTAGATTTATAGGATTTTTTTAATGTTACAAATCAATGTTAGCTCACAAAGGTTAGTACTAAAAAGTGAGATATGAAAGAGTGGAGGTAGAAATGATGAAGATTTTTAATATATGTAAGACTAAAAAGGGCATTAAGTTTATAAGAAGTGAGAGAAAATGAAAATAGCCATTTTTTCAAATATCAATCTGAATTCTATTATAGAAGAAGCTCAAAATGATTTTGATGTTTATAAAGTTTCAGAACATAATGCTTGGTTTCAAGAAATTATGGATTTGAGTTCGAATTTATATAGGTTTAGACCAGAGTGCGTTTTTTTGATTTTAGATGGAAATGAAATTGTAAGAAGTTTAGATAATAGC is a window of Clostridium pasteurianum DNA encoding:
- the htpG gene encoding molecular chaperone HtpG, with the translated sequence MAVKQFKAESKRLLDLMINSIYTNKEIFLRELISNASDAIDKCYYRSLVDTNITFNKDDFYIRITPDKEKKTLTITDTGIGMSKEELENNLGTIAKSGSLAFKNENEAKDGVDIIGQFGVGFYSAFMVAEEVTVISRSIDSDEAYKWNSKGAEGYTIEKCEKDAPGTEIILKIKDNTDDEKYEDYLDEFRLRTLIKKYSDFIKYPIKMMVKKTRAKKDNDKETEEYFEDEVLNSMVPIWRKNKNELKQEDYDNFYMDKHFGYQKPLKTIHSNVEGVVSYTTLMFIPSNAPYDFYTKEFKKGLELYSNGVMIMEKCEDLLPDYFSFVQGLVDSPDLSLNISRELLQHDRQLKFIAKKIKEKIKNELLLMQKNDRENYDKFFNSFGRQLKYGVYSDFGSNKEVLQDLLMFYSSTEKKLVTLDEYVSRMKEDQKYIYYAAGDSIDKLEKLPQTEVVKDKGYEMLYFTDDVDEFAIKMLMKYKEKEFKSVSSKDLGFEADEKESKKETEENKDLFNFMKDALDGKVKEVRASNRLKTHPVCLSNEGDLSIEMEKVLQAMPNGQGAKAEKILEVNTNHEMFKAIKNAYADDKDKLKKYANLLYNEALLIEGLPIEDPVQFANDVASLMK
- a CDS encoding chromate transporter, whose amino-acid sequence is MNWIVFFLDLLKSILFSSGGYGPLPSIHSDFISQGLASQKQFTDSLAIGQVTPGPNGFWIISLCYLVGGLKGALLACIALIIPPLLILIVQHFYTRIAGYAAVQGLLDGLVLVVSSFSVIVVFQLFVSNGIDIEMVAIAIISTVLAVSRRVSANVILLAAAIIGLVFVK
- a CDS encoding chromate transporter; protein product: MINKNEANNVEVINNTPDTFTLAKLFLTWLQIGVTSFGGGATTQYLIQEKFIYKHKWITAEEYSNIMGIGQMAPGINIISYTILIGKKLDNWIGILVSLIGLILPSATITVALTAMYTCISKSARVHSIIHTIFPAVFGITLATNWRNIKPIVKKNYKQSYLAFGVTLAILIGIAALYILLNPSVIVLYILGGLCCAITYWYISKKKDDDR
- a CDS encoding hydroxyacid dehydrogenase codes for the protein MGYKVLITEDIEQEGKDYLKKAGYEIKLADSIDEDNLVREVNDYDAILTRVAIISERVLKAAKKLKVIGKFGVGVDTIDVEAATRLGIQVTNSAEANKNTVAEYTMGLVLALAKNLILYDSELRDGNFGIRTTFGMDVQDKVLGIVGAGAIGKLVAKKASLGFGMKVIEYRRHIEKLKSEKNAQVTNDLDYLLKNSDFVSLHVPLTQNTRHMIGKRELSLMKKSAFLINTARGEVVDDDALVHALSNGEIKGAAVDVYAGEVPAKDNPLFKLKNVIVSPHTAAHTREAMVRMSICPAIGIDEVLRGKKPSWPVNHIV